From Verrucomicrobiales bacterium, one genomic window encodes:
- a CDS encoding aldo/keto reductase: MKYRQLGKTGWKVSALGLGASPLGGAFGKVDEKEGIKTVHTAVDLGINFIDVAPFYGSTRAEAILGKALKEVPRERFLLATKVGRYGSSVEDFDFSATRVVQSVDESLRRLKLSHIDLIQCHDVEFAPWSQLVEETIPALEKLKTTGKVRHIGVTGFPLPLLRKLADLKTVDTVLSYCHYCLTDTTLVRILTHLKNRNVGVINASPFAMGLLTQKGPPAWHPAPANYRDICALAVAHCTRRKRDLAKLALQFSVSNRDISTTLVGTSSPKNLKNAAKWVNDPVEEDLLAEVQSLLKPILNRPWEGGSEKNS; the protein is encoded by the coding sequence ATGAAATATCGCCAACTTGGAAAAACAGGGTGGAAGGTTTCGGCGCTGGGGCTGGGGGCCTCCCCTCTCGGAGGAGCCTTCGGGAAAGTGGACGAGAAGGAAGGGATCAAAACCGTCCACACGGCGGTCGATCTTGGCATCAACTTCATTGATGTGGCTCCATTCTACGGTTCCACCCGCGCGGAGGCCATCCTCGGCAAGGCACTGAAGGAAGTGCCGCGGGAACGCTTCCTCCTGGCCACCAAGGTGGGTCGTTATGGGTCGTCCGTGGAAGATTTCGACTTCTCGGCCACTCGGGTCGTTCAGAGCGTGGATGAGAGTCTGCGGCGCCTGAAACTTTCACACATTGATCTGATCCAGTGCCATGACGTTGAATTCGCGCCCTGGTCCCAGCTGGTCGAGGAGACGATCCCCGCACTCGAGAAACTCAAGACCACCGGCAAGGTCCGCCATATCGGGGTGACGGGATTCCCCTTGCCCCTGCTTCGAAAACTGGCCGACCTCAAGACCGTGGACACCGTCCTATCCTACTGCCACTACTGCCTGACCGACACAACTTTGGTGCGCATCCTCACTCATCTCAAAAACCGGAACGTGGGGGTGATCAACGCCTCCCCGTTCGCGATGGGCCTGCTGACACAAAAAGGCCCGCCGGCTTGGCACCCCGCTCCGGCCAACTACCGGGATATCTGTGCGCTGGCGGTAGCGCACTGCACCCGGCGAAAGCGAGATCTCGCCAAGCTCGCACTCCAGTTTTCGGTCTCCAACCGCGACATCTCAACCACGCTGGTGGGCACCTCGAGCCCCAAAAATCTGAAGAACGCGGCCAAGTGGGTGAACGATCCCGTCGAGGAAGATTTGCTGGCCGAGGTGCAATCGTTGCTGAAACCCATCTTGAACCGCCCCTGGGAAGGTGGGTCGGAAAAGAACTCGTGA
- a CDS encoding glycosyltransferase family 2 protein gives MKPEALQADLSVIVPVFNEADNVVPLATEILMVLAKQPTPFVLVFVDDASTDSTWNQIAEAQKMDSRIRGLRHARNAGQSAALWTGIRESRSPLLATMDGDRQNDPADFLTMLEELSKVDFVSGRRAKREDGWLRRVSSRIARAARRTVLGVDFADTGCAMRVFKREVLEGIFGFNGLHRFLPVLVHGGGFKTLEVPVNHRPRVAGVSKYGVWNRLGRGIVDLFAIRWYQRRRLAPQPRLDRL, from the coding sequence GTGAAGCCTGAAGCCTTACAAGCCGACCTCTCGGTGATCGTCCCCGTTTTCAATGAGGCCGATAACGTTGTCCCCCTGGCCACCGAGATCTTAATGGTGCTCGCCAAGCAACCCACGCCGTTCGTATTGGTGTTCGTAGATGATGCCAGCACGGACTCCACCTGGAACCAAATCGCCGAAGCGCAAAAGATGGACTCCCGAATCCGAGGCCTCCGTCATGCCCGCAACGCAGGACAGAGCGCGGCACTTTGGACGGGCATCCGCGAATCCAGGAGCCCTTTGCTAGCCACCATGGATGGCGATCGCCAGAACGATCCGGCCGACTTCCTGACGATGTTGGAAGAGTTGTCCAAGGTAGACTTCGTATCGGGACGCCGGGCCAAACGGGAGGATGGATGGCTGCGACGGGTCTCCTCCCGAATTGCACGGGCTGCGAGGCGAACGGTGTTGGGCGTCGATTTTGCCGACACGGGCTGCGCGATGAGAGTCTTCAAGAGGGAGGTGCTGGAAGGCATCTTCGGGTTCAACGGGCTGCACCGCTTTCTGCCTGTCCTGGTGCATGGAGGGGGATTCAAGACCCTCGAGGTTCCAGTCAATCATCGCCCCCGAGTAGCAGGCGTTTCCAAATACGGAGTCTGGAACCGGCTGGGCCGCGGAATCGTGGACCTCTTCGCTATCCGCTGGTATCAACGAAGAAGACTGGCTCCACAGCCGCGATTGGACCGCCTCTAG
- a CDS encoding response regulator, giving the protein MSKPSPSPAPHGRNWPLWQQIGLALALATLLVSVLTGEMVRHFEKRYLDNDLVLQTQRVFSTLSAASMDAVIARDREVLKGVIETIVTHDADIVSFAIADSRGRELVSWSRSITNAEIRSFSDQLVHEGEKFGNMTVQWDIARRQQPIDSHVLRMRLLVFLSLLILSVVILASLDIFILRPIRRLSRRLIDRQEEGLQEQSSRFAAREIVSLHKVLSERLQTEEALEFTRFYIDNAGDPTFWITRDGSFFYANEGALKLLGCTRDRLPALRVTRVFPAFDQDSWKDFWAGLPGADTFTLDCRCRRSDGTEFPANTTINYLEYQGQAYCCAFVRDVTERRLAEEALRRAHDELDVRVQERTRELQLEITERKAAQRVSQMAREAAEAANAAKSDFLATMSHEIRTPMNAVLGFANILLSTRLDEEQLDFVQTIRSSGESLLALINDILDFSKIEAGHLQLERIPIDFGQIVEEVCSLLSAKSEEKRIELALYCDPALPRECLGDPMRVRQILLNLIGNALKFTEQGHVFVEVSFLRVPTAESREAYSVKFSISDTGIGIDPAKQRLLFRKFQQMDSSTTRKFGGTGLGLAICRLLVECMGGTIEVESEVGKGSTFSVTLPVDSPRLDLLRVSEPSVGPGRKRILILDRALINRKVLHRQFVRWGIECECVDRFSDALSTLRTAQAFGDPFDVVFVEMTLGERDGMQFAQEVRREGSISGTGLILLVTGNQRGDTSVFSSRGFAGSLLKPLVRQQALVEALRKGLEQRSRLLAEVADRSPSQPQIPAAPARTEPLLPASDLVRPVTPTSEAQSSAAPPADVSGTRSSKLERLDAKILLVEDNDVNLKLARRLLEKMGCRIVAAVNGKEAVDHAQIEVFDLVLMDCQMPEMDGFEATRELRRLESQGFLPASDQGRLPIVALTANAVQGDRDRCLEAGMDDYVTKPVSAEELHAAVRKWIRPSRSRFTSY; this is encoded by the coding sequence GTGTCCAAACCTTCGCCATCACCGGCCCCGCACGGCAGGAACTGGCCGCTCTGGCAGCAGATCGGCTTGGCCTTGGCTTTGGCCACTCTGCTGGTGAGCGTGTTGACGGGCGAGATGGTGCGACACTTCGAAAAGCGCTACCTGGACAACGATCTCGTTCTTCAGACCCAGCGAGTTTTCTCGACCCTCTCGGCGGCCTCGATGGATGCCGTGATCGCGCGTGATCGCGAGGTGCTCAAGGGGGTGATTGAGACGATTGTCACCCATGATGCTGACATCGTCTCGTTCGCCATTGCGGATTCTCGGGGTCGAGAGCTGGTGAGTTGGAGTCGCAGCATTACCAACGCCGAGATTCGGTCCTTCTCGGACCAACTCGTTCATGAGGGCGAGAAATTCGGCAACATGACGGTGCAATGGGACATCGCCCGCCGCCAGCAGCCGATCGACTCGCATGTGCTGCGCATGCGACTGCTGGTGTTTCTCAGTCTGTTGATTCTCTCCGTCGTGATCTTGGCGTCGCTGGACATCTTCATCTTGCGTCCGATCCGTCGCCTGAGTCGACGGCTGATCGATCGCCAGGAGGAAGGACTGCAGGAGCAATCTTCGAGGTTTGCGGCCCGGGAGATTGTCAGCCTTCACAAGGTTCTGAGCGAGCGGCTGCAGACCGAGGAGGCGCTGGAGTTCACCCGCTTTTATATCGACAATGCAGGGGATCCGACCTTCTGGATCACTCGGGATGGGAGTTTCTTCTATGCGAACGAGGGGGCGCTGAAGTTGTTGGGCTGCACCCGAGATCGCTTGCCGGCGCTGCGGGTGACGCGAGTTTTCCCAGCCTTCGACCAGGACTCCTGGAAAGACTTCTGGGCCGGGCTGCCTGGCGCGGACACATTCACCTTGGATTGTCGCTGCCGGCGCTCCGACGGTACCGAGTTTCCTGCCAACACGACCATCAACTACTTGGAATACCAGGGGCAGGCCTACTGTTGCGCGTTTGTTCGGGATGTGACCGAGCGTCGGCTGGCGGAGGAGGCCTTGAGACGGGCACATGATGAGCTGGATGTTCGTGTGCAGGAGCGTACCCGCGAATTGCAGTTGGAGATTACGGAGCGCAAGGCCGCCCAAAGAGTCTCGCAAATGGCGCGCGAGGCAGCGGAGGCCGCCAATGCCGCCAAGAGCGACTTCCTGGCGACCATGAGCCATGAGATTCGCACTCCGATGAACGCGGTGCTGGGCTTTGCGAATATCCTCCTGAGCACTCGGTTGGATGAGGAGCAGCTGGACTTCGTTCAGACGATTCGGAGTTCCGGCGAAAGCCTGCTTGCCCTGATCAACGACATCTTGGATTTCTCCAAGATCGAGGCCGGCCATCTCCAGCTGGAGCGTATCCCGATCGATTTTGGACAGATCGTCGAGGAGGTCTGCTCCCTTCTTTCGGCCAAGTCTGAGGAGAAGCGAATTGAGCTCGCGCTCTATTGCGATCCGGCGCTGCCTCGGGAGTGCCTGGGCGATCCGATGCGCGTGCGTCAGATTTTGCTTAACCTGATCGGCAACGCGCTCAAGTTCACGGAGCAGGGGCATGTGTTCGTCGAGGTGAGTTTCTTGAGGGTGCCAACAGCGGAGTCTCGGGAGGCCTATTCCGTGAAGTTCAGCATCTCGGACACGGGCATCGGGATTGATCCCGCCAAGCAGCGATTGCTCTTCCGCAAGTTCCAACAGATGGACTCCTCCACCACCCGCAAGTTTGGAGGAACTGGCCTGGGGCTGGCGATCTGCCGCTTACTCGTTGAATGCATGGGGGGGACGATCGAAGTGGAAAGTGAGGTTGGGAAAGGCTCCACCTTCTCCGTGACTCTCCCGGTTGACAGCCCGCGACTCGATCTGCTGAGGGTTTCCGAGCCTTCGGTCGGGCCTGGTCGCAAGCGAATTTTGATTTTGGACCGCGCCTTGATCAATCGCAAGGTGCTCCACCGGCAGTTCGTACGCTGGGGCATCGAGTGTGAGTGCGTGGATCGTTTCAGCGATGCGTTGTCCACTCTGCGCACGGCTCAGGCATTTGGGGATCCGTTTGATGTTGTCTTCGTGGAAATGACCCTTGGGGAGCGGGATGGCATGCAGTTTGCCCAGGAGGTGCGACGGGAGGGTAGCATCAGTGGCACGGGGTTGATTCTTTTGGTCACCGGCAACCAGCGCGGCGATACCTCGGTCTTCTCCAGCCGGGGGTTTGCCGGTTCCCTGTTAAAGCCGTTAGTCCGCCAACAGGCGTTGGTGGAGGCGTTGCGCAAGGGGCTGGAGCAGCGAAGTCGTTTGCTCGCCGAGGTGGCGGATAGGTCGCCGAGTCAGCCGCAGATCCCGGCTGCGCCTGCGCGGACGGAGCCTCTCCTGCCGGCTTCCGACCTGGTCCGGCCGGTCACCCCGACATCGGAAGCTCAGTCCTCGGCGGCTCCTCCCGCTGACGTCAGTGGCACGAGGTCTTCCAAGTTGGAGCGACTGGATGCTAAAATCCTACTCGTTGAGGACAACGACGTGAACCTCAAGCTCGCTCGGCGTTTGTTGGAGAAAATGGGCTGTCGTATCGTCGCCGCCGTCAACGGCAAGGAGGCGGTTGACCATGCTCAGATCGAGGTGTTTGATTTAGTTCTCATGGATTGCCAAATGCCTGAGATGGATGGATTCGAGGCGACTCGCGAGCTTCGCCGGCTCGAGTCCCAGGGTTTTCTTCCGGCGTCGGACCAGGGCCGGCTGCCGATCGTGGCGCTCACTGCGAATGCCGTTCAAGGGGATCGCGACCGATGTTTGGAAGCGGGCATGGATGACTACGTGACCAAACCGGTAAGCGCGGAGGAGTTACACGCAGCCGTTCGGAAATGGATTCGTCCCAGCCGTTCGCGATTTACCTCTTACTAG
- a CDS encoding PhnD/SsuA/transferrin family substrate-binding protein has product MSATTTILDRGAKRPGRMGIRSWSLPFLAIAILLVPAARADVSLTFGLYTSKKPTEMVRLYRPLLNLLEQNLSSELKEPVEIHLQVAKTYEEGIKALVEGTFDFSQVGPVSYVQAKEKSANLEILAIEGTKGLKVVNGVICVLSNGPVLKVEDLKGKRFAFGDQFSTTGRYNSQLYLVEHGIRATDLGGFEYLDRHDRVGAAVAAGDFDAGALNERTFRKLVDGGASLRALAYFPIDGRPWVARDGLPTRLRTALQAALLEVKDPKVLAPIGEEGLVFLSGTDADFDSTRKAVRENHRFGP; this is encoded by the coding sequence ATGAGTGCAACAACCACGATTCTTGATCGGGGAGCGAAGCGGCCTGGGAGAATGGGTATCCGGTCCTGGAGCTTACCATTCCTGGCGATCGCCATCCTTTTGGTGCCTGCGGCCAGGGCTGATGTCAGTTTGACTTTCGGTCTGTACACCTCGAAAAAGCCAACGGAAATGGTCCGGCTGTACCGGCCCCTCCTGAATCTGCTCGAGCAGAATCTTTCCAGCGAGCTGAAGGAGCCCGTCGAGATCCACCTCCAGGTGGCCAAAACCTACGAGGAAGGGATCAAAGCCTTGGTTGAGGGAACTTTCGACTTTTCGCAGGTCGGTCCGGTGTCTTATGTGCAGGCCAAGGAGAAGAGTGCGAATTTGGAGATCCTCGCCATCGAGGGCACCAAGGGACTCAAGGTGGTGAATGGAGTGATCTGTGTCCTCAGCAACGGCCCAGTTTTGAAAGTGGAAGACCTGAAGGGGAAGCGGTTTGCGTTTGGTGATCAGTTCTCCACGACGGGCAGATACAATTCGCAACTCTATCTGGTTGAGCACGGAATTCGTGCCACCGATCTGGGGGGATTTGAGTATCTGGACCGGCACGATCGAGTGGGAGCCGCGGTGGCTGCCGGGGATTTCGACGCCGGTGCGCTGAATGAGCGTACCTTCCGTAAATTGGTCGATGGTGGGGCCTCCTTGCGAGCGCTCGCCTATTTCCCCATCGATGGCCGGCCGTGGGTGGCGAGGGATGGTTTGCCGACGCGGTTGCGCACGGCGTTGCAGGCTGCGCTGTTGGAGGTCAAGGATCCCAAGGTGCTGGCACCCATCGGCGAGGAGGGGCTGGTTTTTCTGTCGGGAACCGACGCCGACTTTGATTCAACCCGGAAGGCGGTTCGAGAGAATCACCGCTTTGGTCCTTAA